A single Prochlorococcus marinus XMU1410 DNA region contains:
- the pgeF gene encoding peptidoglycan editing factor PgeF produces MPYKEIYFSKDEIYIQNKKFEYYSSPILSQNNFKHAYFTKSCSEKFLQLLGNHFNKNSINCVSNQIHSNVIVFGSNSQKGTKTDADGLVGNKCSQNLWVYTADCMPIFFADKRTRNVATLHCGRRGLEKKIIKNLVKIFDAFGTSRDDLLVAIGPAISKENYLVDKITLQEFYRKAENKNITVKLTKTKKDFCFNDSNHFREQNLNQLDLKRSAYKQLLNENIPHINIDISNLCTYKFNKEFYSWRRSKTISRQWNLICS; encoded by the coding sequence ATTCCTTACAAAGAAATATATTTCTCAAAAGATGAAATTTATATTCAAAACAAAAAATTTGAGTATTATTCATCACCTATTCTTAGTCAAAATAATTTCAAACATGCATACTTCACCAAGTCTTGCTCTGAGAAATTTCTTCAATTATTAGGGAATCACTTTAATAAAAATTCTATAAATTGTGTTTCCAATCAAATTCACAGTAATGTGATAGTGTTTGGATCTAATTCTCAAAAAGGAACTAAGACTGATGCAGATGGTCTTGTTGGCAATAAATGCAGTCAAAACTTATGGGTTTATACAGCTGATTGTATGCCAATATTTTTTGCAGATAAAAGGACAAGAAATGTAGCAACCTTGCATTGTGGGAGAAGAGGTTTAGAAAAAAAAATAATAAAAAATCTGGTAAAAATTTTCGATGCTTTTGGGACATCTAGAGATGACTTACTTGTTGCAATAGGACCAGCAATTTCCAAGGAAAATTATCTAGTTGATAAAATTACTCTCCAAGAATTTTATAGAAAGGCAGAAAACAAAAACATAACTGTCAAATTAACTAAAACTAAAAAAGATTTTTGTTTTAATGATTCAAATCACTTCAGAGAGCAAAACTTAAATCAACTTGATCTAAAAAGATCTGCCTATAAACAACTTTTAAATGAGAACATCCCTCATATAAATATAGACATCTCAAATTTATGCACATACAAATTCAATAAAGAATTTTATTCCTGGAGAAGAAGCAAAACAATTTCAAGACAATGGAATCTTATTTGCTCATAA
- a CDS encoding Tab2 family RNA-binding protein, which produces MNINKKIESSLKLKISDWELDFYSRPIIESNGKKRWELIICSTRSYKTEDIFLWNKKCPSNEVNSVWLTKALNEAISEAKKQGWEKPSIVRFWRSSMKTIIKKSLEGLNIEAIVSRRTYDLLDRIEFLEKEIYPKEKGYVRGVLAPTFSSKMENPPQPLPEAVRGDALTISEISIGELKSAENWPIEFGDIFPIQQDLDDNYLVPGLRLFSKDRSLALSAWFSCLEPIKLFMNKNQLILEASEDDKWLVTDLPEKDANILNTKFLENKKNSFGYQFISIQSTPYIEKFAGFWILRDIELIT; this is translated from the coding sequence ATGAACATCAACAAAAAAATAGAATCAAGTCTTAAATTAAAAATTTCAGATTGGGAATTAGACTTTTACTCAAGACCAATTATTGAATCAAACGGAAAAAAAAGGTGGGAGTTAATTATTTGCTCTACAAGAAGTTATAAGACAGAAGATATTTTTCTTTGGAATAAAAAATGCCCTTCCAATGAAGTTAACTCAGTATGGCTTACAAAAGCACTAAATGAAGCAATAAGTGAAGCAAAAAAACAAGGGTGGGAGAAACCTTCAATAGTTCGATTCTGGAGGTCGTCAATGAAAACGATCATTAAAAAATCTCTGGAGGGCCTTAATATTGAGGCTATTGTAAGTAGGAGAACTTACGATTTATTAGATAGAATCGAATTTCTCGAGAAAGAGATTTATCCAAAGGAAAAAGGTTATGTAAGAGGTGTATTAGCCCCTACTTTTTCTTCTAAAATGGAAAACCCTCCTCAACCTCTGCCAGAAGCAGTGAGGGGTGATGCTTTAACTATCTCTGAAATATCAATTGGCGAATTAAAATCAGCAGAAAATTGGCCTATAGAATTTGGAGATATTTTCCCAATTCAGCAAGATTTAGATGATAATTACTTAGTTCCAGGATTAAGACTTTTTAGCAAAGATAGATCTTTAGCACTTTCTGCATGGTTCAGTTGTTTAGAACCTATTAAATTATTCATGAATAAGAACCAACTCATACTTGAAGCTTCAGAAGATGATAAGTGGCTGGTAACTGATTTACCAGAAAAAGATGCAAACATTTTGAATACAAAGTTTTTAGAGAATAAAAAAAATTCTTTTGGTTATCAATTTATTTCCATACAGTCAACGCCGTATATCGAAAAATTTGCAGGATTCTGGATCTTAAGAGATATTGAATTAATTACATAA
- a CDS encoding S1 RNA-binding domain-containing protein — MGASNKNAQDNFQSKGNKKPLQVLHISKKGSQEINNEQNNSQEDIKKENIAIKPQINKDNSVKEIEDNNEKTNDFDISQQDLTQKDLNRPLNFSEQNTDFQLERTVDEFDFDESAFLEALNANEPIGATGETISGKVIAIESDGLYVDIGGKAPGYMPKKECGLGVITNFKEKFSIGLEMEVLVIKEQNADGMVTVSARALILRQSWEKVSSSAKNGELINVLINGFNRGGLTCDVDGLRGFIPRSQLEDGQDYQSFVGKNLKVAFLEVNPESRKLVLSEKKASLVSKFASLELGQLIEGEVLAVKPYGFFIDLGGASGLLHQSSLTNGSIRSLREVFREGEIIKALISEIDLEKGRIGLNTSLLENSAGELIIDKQKVMQEATERALKTKALFDKKEQDK; from the coding sequence ATGGGAGCAAGTAATAAAAATGCCCAAGATAATTTCCAATCAAAGGGCAATAAAAAACCTCTTCAGGTACTTCACATAAGCAAGAAAGGTTCTCAAGAAATAAATAATGAGCAAAACAATTCGCAAGAAGATATAAAAAAAGAAAATATTGCAATCAAACCTCAAATCAATAAAGATAATTCAGTAAAAGAAATTGAGGACAATAATGAAAAGACTAATGATTTTGATATTTCTCAACAAGATTTAACTCAAAAAGACTTAAATAGACCGCTTAATTTTTCTGAGCAAAATACAGATTTTCAATTAGAAAGAACAGTTGATGAATTCGATTTTGATGAAAGTGCTTTTTTGGAGGCTTTAAATGCAAATGAGCCAATTGGGGCTACTGGAGAAACAATTTCAGGTAAGGTTATAGCAATCGAAAGTGATGGATTATATGTTGACATTGGTGGAAAGGCACCTGGTTATATGCCCAAAAAAGAATGTGGCTTGGGTGTCATAACTAACTTTAAAGAAAAGTTTTCTATAGGCCTTGAAATGGAAGTTTTGGTTATCAAAGAACAAAATGCTGATGGAATGGTAACAGTGAGCGCTCGGGCATTAATTCTCAGGCAAAGTTGGGAGAAGGTATCAAGTTCCGCAAAAAATGGAGAATTAATTAACGTTTTAATTAATGGATTTAACAGAGGTGGGCTTACTTGTGATGTAGATGGATTAAGAGGATTTATCCCCAGATCCCAACTTGAAGATGGTCAAGATTATCAATCTTTTGTTGGCAAAAATCTAAAAGTGGCTTTTCTTGAGGTTAATCCAGAATCTAGAAAATTAGTTCTCTCTGAAAAGAAAGCATCATTAGTTTCTAAATTTGCAAGTCTAGAATTAGGTCAATTAATTGAAGGAGAAGTTTTAGCTGTAAAACCATATGGCTTTTTTATTGATTTAGGGGGAGCTAGTGGACTTCTTCATCAATCCTCACTAACAAATGGATCGATTCGTTCTTTAAGAGAAGTTTTTAGAGAAGGGGAAATTATAAAAGCTTTGATATCTGAAATTGACCTCGAAAAAGGGCGCATTGGTCTCAATACATCACTCCTGGAAAACTCTGCGGGAGAATTAATTATTGATAAGCAAAAAGTTATGCAAGAAGCCACAGAGAGAGCATTAAAAACTAAAGCCCTCTTCGATAAAAAAGAACAAGATAAATGA
- a CDS encoding creatininase family protein: MNFKPISNKFEYLNWQEIESIAKEKRSTLIWPFGAVEQHGPHLPLATDSIFVDDIVSEVFKLLPAEIPLKKLPTQYIGFSPEHKGFAGTISLSSNLITSMIKEVGGQLSEMGFKRLILINGHGGQISLLNTAARELRSFSPGMAVFPCFLWSGVNGLSELLTKTEIEDGLHASLAETSLMLALKPELVGDERPNEGLKGQIPEGWSLEGNAPTAWLTDDFSKSGVIGDSRGANESLGKNLKELLINHWFKLIMNLMQSDWPNNS; this comes from the coding sequence ATGAACTTTAAACCAATATCTAATAAATTTGAATATTTAAATTGGCAAGAAATTGAGAGTATTGCAAAAGAAAAAAGATCAACATTGATTTGGCCATTTGGAGCTGTTGAGCAACATGGACCTCATTTGCCTCTTGCTACAGATAGTATTTTTGTTGATGACATAGTTAGCGAAGTTTTTAAATTATTACCTGCCGAGATTCCATTAAAAAAACTTCCAACTCAATATATTGGCTTTTCGCCAGAACATAAAGGTTTTGCTGGGACAATTTCACTTTCCTCAAATTTAATTACCTCAATGATTAAGGAAGTCGGAGGTCAATTATCTGAAATGGGTTTTAAAAGATTGATATTAATAAATGGTCATGGAGGTCAAATCTCACTACTAAATACAGCGGCAAGAGAGCTAAGAAGCTTCTCACCAGGGATGGCAGTTTTCCCTTGTTTTCTATGGAGTGGTGTTAATGGATTAAGTGAATTGTTAACAAAAACTGAGATCGAGGATGGGCTTCATGCCTCTTTAGCTGAAACAAGTTTGATGCTCGCTTTGAAACCAGAATTAGTAGGTGATGAACGCCCAAATGAGGGCCTTAAAGGACAAATCCCAGAAGGCTGGAGTCTAGAGGGGAATGCGCCTACTGCTTGGCTTACTGACGACTTCAGTAAATCAGGTGTTATTGGAGATAGTAGAGGAGCAAATGAGTCTTTAGGAAAAAATTTAAAGGAATTATTGATTAATCATTGGTTCAAATTGATAATGAATCTGATGCAATCAGATTGGCCAAACAATTCTTAA
- a CDS encoding aldehyde oxygenase (deformylating) → MQTLESNKKTIEESINPISLDLPDFTTDSYKDAYSRINAIVIEGEQEAHDNYISIATLIPNELEELTKLARMEMKHKKGFTACGRNLGVVADMDFAKKFFSKLHGNFQIALEKGNLTTCLLIQAILIEAFAISAYNVYIRVADPFAKKITEGVVKDEYLHLNYGQEWLKENLSTCKEELMEANKVNLPLIKKMLDEVADDASVLAMDREELMEEFMIAYQDTLMEIGLDNREIARMAMAAIV, encoded by the coding sequence ATGCAAACTCTAGAATCAAATAAAAAAACTATTGAAGAATCGATTAATCCGATTTCTTTAGATTTACCCGACTTCACTACAGATTCTTATAAGGATGCATACAGCAGAATTAATGCAATTGTTATTGAGGGAGAGCAAGAGGCTCATGATAATTACATTTCAATAGCAACTTTAATTCCAAATGAGTTAGAGGAACTAACTAAATTGGCGAGAATGGAAATGAAGCATAAAAAAGGCTTTACTGCATGTGGAAGAAATTTAGGTGTGGTAGCTGATATGGATTTTGCTAAAAAATTCTTTTCTAAATTACATGGCAATTTTCAAATTGCTCTTGAAAAAGGAAATTTAACAACATGTCTTTTAATACAAGCCATATTAATTGAAGCATTTGCAATTTCTGCTTATAACGTCTACATAAGAGTTGCTGATCCTTTTGCAAAAAAAATAACAGAGGGAGTGGTTAAAGATGAATATCTTCATTTAAATTACGGTCAAGAATGGCTTAAAGAGAATCTATCAACTTGTAAAGAGGAATTAATGGAAGCTAATAAGGTTAATCTTCCGTTAATTAAAAAGATGTTAGATGAAGTAGCAGATGACGCATCAGTTTTAGCTATGGACAGAGAAGAATTGATGGAAGAATTTATGATTGCTTATCAAGATACATTGATGGAAATAGGTCTAGATAATAGGGAAATTGCAAGAATGGCTATGGCAGCTATCGTCTAA
- a CDS encoding long-chain acyl-[acyl-carrier-protein] reductase, with amino-acid sequence MFGLIGHSTSFEDAKRKASMLGFDHIADGDLDVWCTAPPQLVENVEVKSATGISIEGSYIDSCFVPEMLSRFKTARRKVLNAMELAQKKGINITALGGFTSIIFENFNLLQHKQIRNTSLEWERFTTGNTHTAWVICKQLEINAPRIGIDLKKATVAVIGATGDIGSAVCRWLINKTGISEILMVARQQEPLALLQKELDGGTITSLDEALPQADIVVWVASMPKTIEIDTDNLKKPCLMIDGGYPKNLDEKFQGENIYVLKGGIVEFFNDIGWNMMELAEMQNPQREMFACFAEAMILEFEKCHTNFSWGRNNISLEKMEFIGAASLKHGFSAIGLDKQPKVLTV; translated from the coding sequence ATGTTTGGGTTAATAGGCCACTCAACAAGTTTTGAAGATGCAAAAAGAAAAGCTTCGATGCTAGGCTTTGATCATATTGCTGATGGTGACTTGGATGTTTGGTGTACTGCTCCTCCTCAGCTTGTTGAAAATGTTGAAGTTAAGAGTGCAACTGGAATATCTATTGAAGGTTCTTATATAGATTCGTGCTTTGTTCCTGAAATGCTTTCTAGGTTTAAAACCGCTAGGCGAAAAGTACTAAATGCTATGGAACTAGCTCAGAAAAAGGGAATAAATATTACCGCTTTAGGAGGATTTACTTCTATTATTTTTGAGAATTTTAATCTTCTACAGCATAAACAAATTAGAAATACTTCATTAGAGTGGGAAAGGTTTACTACTGGGAATACTCATACCGCCTGGGTTATTTGTAAGCAACTAGAAATAAATGCTCCTCGCATTGGGATAGACCTTAAAAAAGCAACTGTTGCTGTAATTGGTGCTACAGGTGATATTGGTAGCGCTGTTTGTAGGTGGCTTATCAATAAAACTGGGATTTCAGAAATTCTTATGGTAGCAAGACAACAAGAACCTTTAGCGCTGTTACAAAAAGAATTAGATGGTGGCACCATAACAAGTTTGGATGAGGCATTGCCTCAGGCGGACATTGTTGTGTGGGTTGCAAGTATGCCTAAAACTATTGAAATTGATACTGACAACTTAAAAAAACCATGTTTAATGATTGATGGTGGATACCCCAAAAATCTTGATGAGAAATTTCAGGGTGAAAATATTTATGTTTTAAAAGGAGGTATAGTAGAGTTTTTCAATGATATTGGTTGGAATATGATGGAACTTGCGGAAATGCAAAACCCTCAGCGAGAGATGTTTGCTTGCTTCGCAGAAGCTATGATTTTAGAATTTGAAAAGTGTCATACAAACTTTAGTTGGGGAAGAAATAACATTTCCCTTGAAAAGATGGAATTTATTGGAGCAGCTTCTTTAAAGCATGGTTTTTCCGCCATTGGACTCGATAAGCAGCCTAAAGTATTAACTGTCTAA
- a CDS encoding acetyl-CoA carboxylase carboxyltransferase subunit alpha gives MAKRYLLDFEKPLVELEKQIEQIKELARDSEVDVSQQLLQLETLAARRREEIFKSLTPAQKIQVARHPQRPSTLDFVQMFCDDWIELHGDRNGGDDMALIGGIGSINNRPVLILGHQKGRDTKENVVRNFGMAKPGGYRKALRLMQHANRFALPILTFIDTPGAYAGLKAEEQGQGEAIARNLREMFGLKVPIVATVIGEGGSGGALGIGVADRLLMFEHSVYTVASPEACASILWRDAAKAPEAASALKITGKDLLKLGIIDEVLPEPSGGNNWAPLDAGNTLKEAIEKHLNALLQMPEDQLIEERYKKFRVLGKFIEANNIEEIYSEIPQKTE, from the coding sequence ATGGCTAAACGTTACCTTCTTGATTTTGAAAAGCCTCTTGTTGAACTTGAGAAGCAAATTGAGCAAATTAAAGAATTAGCTCGAGATTCAGAGGTAGATGTTAGTCAACAGCTTCTACAGCTTGAAACCTTAGCTGCTAGAAGAAGAGAAGAAATATTTAAATCTCTCACCCCTGCTCAAAAGATACAGGTAGCTAGACATCCTCAAAGACCAAGTACTTTGGACTTTGTTCAAATGTTTTGTGATGACTGGATCGAATTACATGGAGACAGAAATGGTGGCGATGATATGGCATTAATTGGGGGGATAGGTTCGATAAATAATAGACCAGTGTTGATTTTAGGGCATCAAAAAGGAAGGGATACAAAAGAAAATGTAGTAAGAAACTTTGGGATGGCAAAACCAGGAGGTTACAGAAAAGCTCTTAGATTAATGCAGCATGCAAATAGATTCGCTTTGCCAATTCTTACATTTATTGATACTCCTGGAGCTTATGCTGGTTTAAAAGCTGAAGAACAAGGTCAAGGAGAAGCAATTGCAAGAAACCTTCGAGAGATGTTTGGATTGAAAGTTCCAATTGTTGCTACTGTCATTGGAGAAGGAGGTTCAGGAGGCGCACTTGGAATAGGTGTCGCCGATAGGTTACTAATGTTTGAACACAGTGTTTACACCGTTGCTAGTCCAGAAGCATGTGCATCAATTTTGTGGAGAGATGCTGCTAAGGCACCAGAAGCGGCATCAGCACTTAAAATTACAGGCAAAGATTTACTGAAATTAGGTATTATAGATGAGGTTTTACCAGAACCTTCTGGTGGGAATAATTGGGCTCCTTTAGATGCTGGTAACACACTAAAAGAGGCTATTGAGAAACACCTGAATGCTCTACTGCAAATGCCTGAAGACCAATTAATTGAGGAAAGATACAAAAAGTTCAGGGTTTTAGGTAAATTTATCGAAGCAAATAATATTGAAGAGATTTATAGTGAAATCCCCCAAAAAACTGAATAA
- a CDS encoding SDR family oxidoreductase, with translation MKSPKKLNNLKLAFITGATKGIGRSTAITFANAGWDLILLSRNMDLMEKLKSELLTTKSKINLVNCDLSNSLEIEQCVKEAIEKYGCPSVLINNAGCAFNSPLVEMELDQWEQTIQINLTSVFQICSSIIPQMRKNGGLVINVSSHASYNAFPQWGAYCVSKSALAMFTKCLREEERSNSIRACTITLGSVNTPLWDSESINSDFDRTSMLSSKEVSETILYMASKPQSQLIEDLTLMPSGGAF, from the coding sequence GTGAAATCCCCCAAAAAACTGAATAACTTGAAACTAGCTTTTATAACGGGTGCTACGAAAGGTATTGGTAGATCTACCGCAATTACTTTTGCCAATGCTGGCTGGGATTTAATTTTACTCTCCAGGAATATGGATTTAATGGAGAAACTAAAGAGCGAACTGTTGACCACTAAATCAAAAATTAACCTAGTAAATTGTGATTTATCTAATTCCCTAGAAATAGAGCAGTGTGTTAAAGAGGCAATTGAGAAATATGGATGCCCTTCAGTATTGATAAATAATGCAGGTTGCGCATTTAATAGCCCTTTAGTCGAAATGGAATTAGATCAATGGGAACAAACTATTCAAATAAACCTGACAAGTGTTTTTCAAATTTGTAGTTCAATAATTCCTCAAATGAGAAAAAATGGTGGTTTAGTTATTAATGTTAGTAGTCATGCCTCTTATAATGCATTCCCACAATGGGGAGCTTATTGTGTTTCAAAATCTGCATTAGCTATGTTTACTAAATGCTTGAGGGAGGAGGAGAGATCTAATTCAATAAGAGCTTGTACAATAACTCTGGGCTCAGTTAATACTCCTCTTTGGGACTCCGAATCAATTAATTCTGATTTTGATAGAACTTCTATGCTCTCATCAAAAGAGGTATCAGAAACTATTCTCTACATGGCTAGTAAACCTCAATCACAGTTGATCGAAGACTTGACTTTGATGCCTTCTGGCGGAGCATTTTAA
- the folE gene encoding GTP cyclohydrolase I has protein sequence MTSTLPNDNIRNFDDQITNKLISEIIRDRIKNSGTRFSANDNISDFINPGELEILEKEVASRVKDLLKSLVIDVENDHNTQETAERVSKMYLNEVFKGRYHEQPKVTSFPNDKNLDEIYTVGPISVRSACSHHLVPILGECWIGIKPGNKVIGLSKFARVADWVFSRPHIQEEAVMILADEIEKLCEPKGLGIIVKAQHYCMKWRGVKEPNTSMINSVVRGDFRHDLSLKQEFFELVKQQSATNNY, from the coding sequence ATGACCTCTACATTACCCAACGATAATATTAGAAACTTTGACGACCAGATTACTAATAAATTAATTTCTGAAATTATAAGAGACAGAATTAAGAATTCTGGTACAAGATTTAGTGCGAACGATAATATTTCTGATTTTATAAATCCTGGTGAATTAGAAATTTTAGAAAAAGAAGTAGCCTCAAGAGTTAAAGATCTACTAAAGTCCCTCGTAATTGATGTTGAGAATGATCATAATACTCAAGAAACTGCTGAGAGAGTTTCAAAAATGTATCTAAACGAAGTTTTTAAAGGCAGGTATCATGAACAACCTAAAGTTACAAGTTTTCCTAATGACAAGAATCTTGATGAAATTTATACAGTTGGTCCAATTTCGGTCAGATCTGCATGTTCACATCACTTAGTACCAATTCTTGGAGAGTGTTGGATAGGTATTAAACCTGGAAATAAAGTCATAGGACTTTCAAAATTTGCGAGAGTTGCTGATTGGGTTTTTTCAAGACCTCATATTCAGGAAGAAGCTGTAATGATTCTTGCAGATGAAATTGAAAAACTTTGCGAACCTAAAGGTTTAGGCATTATTGTGAAGGCCCAACATTATTGTATGAAGTGGAGGGGAGTCAAAGAACCAAATACAAGCATGATTAATTCTGTTGTGAGAGGCGATTTTAGACACGATTTAAGTTTAAAACAAGAATTTTTTGAACTTGTAAAACAGCAGTCCGCTACTAATAATTACTAA
- a CDS encoding phosphoribosylanthranilate isomerase, with protein MPKTNPLVKICGLTSEEQALQVAKLGANAIGIISVEESPRYVSAEIKKKIFKTLESFYPKIDRVTVVQNCPIDLIIKNFLGNPSETIIQLHGDEDIDYCKEIRKKIPYIGLWKAFRIKTEKDIDKIKPFEDFIDAILLDSWNKETYGGSGKKINSIYLKNLQFSKPWLLAGGISIEWIDEILTNFKPDGLDISSSIEISPGLKDIKKTEDLFKLLKRF; from the coding sequence ATGCCCAAGACTAATCCTTTAGTTAAAATTTGTGGACTAACTTCTGAAGAACAAGCTCTTCAAGTCGCTAAATTAGGAGCGAATGCTATTGGCATTATTTCGGTTGAAGAGTCGCCAAGGTATGTATCAGCTGAAATTAAGAAAAAAATATTTAAAACCCTAGAAAGCTTTTATCCAAAAATCGATAGAGTAACTGTCGTGCAAAATTGTCCTATAGATTTAATTATCAAAAACTTCTTAGGCAACCCAAGTGAAACTATCATTCAATTACATGGAGATGAAGATATTGATTATTGCAAAGAAATAAGGAAAAAAATTCCCTATATTGGCCTATGGAAGGCTTTCAGAATAAAAACGGAAAAGGACATAGATAAAATAAAACCTTTTGAAGATTTTATAGATGCGATACTACTTGATTCTTGGAATAAAGAAACTTATGGAGGTTCAGGGAAAAAAATAAATTCTATTTATTTAAAGAATTTGCAATTTAGCAAACCATGGTTGTTGGCAGGTGGAATATCAATTGAATGGATTGATGAAATACTTACTAACTTCAAACCAGATGGCCTAGATATTTCAAGTAGTATTGAAATATCTCCAGGTTTAAAAGATATAAAAAAAACAGAGGATCTTTTTAAGTTGTTAAAAAGGTTTTAG
- a CDS encoding site-2 protease family protein: MRSWQIFKIWGIPFKVHPYWFVILFLFSWSISNQVNLSSGDVYNNKEAWIIGFLTSFFLLSSIIFHEVFHTFVSLNQGVKIKKITFYFLGAILQIDKYCQTALGNIKIAIVRPLLCFATASILLLISNNSASQEQIAVNVISRVGIFNLFLGFLNLIPIGSLDGGNLLKSIIWHFSGSKNKGRNFLNKVNLLLSFFVLFFGVICLFRFNFYFGFIVSFLGLFGINSSKSESQFFKIENILKFSKISEIKLKPLRKIEYDSNFSEFNKLIKSKKDASDKYFFITNNGRWTGFVDGNILKNVSLKKWEQNFIGDFKKPIDSFESVSYNDKLWKTIERIEETNEGILLVLNAADIPLGIIDRSKIGNFVLNKLGFNLPSDIVNKLNFKNHYPLGIELPRIINSMKQKGDL; this comes from the coding sequence TTGAGAAGTTGGCAAATTTTTAAAATATGGGGAATTCCCTTTAAAGTTCATCCCTATTGGTTTGTTATTCTCTTTTTATTCTCATGGAGTATAAGTAATCAGGTCAATTTATCTTCTGGCGATGTCTACAATAATAAAGAAGCTTGGATTATAGGTTTTTTAACTTCTTTTTTCTTATTATCTTCAATTATTTTCCATGAGGTTTTTCATACTTTTGTTTCACTTAATCAGGGTGTAAAAATAAAAAAAATTACTTTTTATTTTTTAGGAGCAATTTTACAAATAGATAAGTATTGTCAAACTGCTTTAGGTAATATAAAAATTGCAATTGTAAGACCTCTTTTATGTTTCGCTACAGCATCTATCTTACTTTTAATTAGTAATAACAGTGCATCTCAGGAACAAATAGCAGTTAATGTGATTTCAAGAGTAGGTATATTTAATTTATTCTTAGGCTTCTTAAATTTGATTCCAATTGGTTCTTTAGATGGAGGGAATTTATTAAAAAGTATTATTTGGCATTTCTCAGGGAGTAAAAATAAAGGAAGAAATTTCCTCAATAAAGTAAATCTATTATTATCTTTTTTTGTTTTATTTTTTGGGGTAATTTGTTTATTTAGATTTAACTTTTACTTTGGTTTTATTGTTTCTTTTTTGGGCTTGTTTGGAATTAATTCTTCAAAATCTGAAAGTCAATTTTTTAAAATTGAAAACATACTTAAATTTAGTAAAATTTCTGAAATCAAATTAAAACCTTTGAGGAAAATTGAATACGATTCAAATTTCTCGGAATTTAATAAGTTAATAAAAAGTAAGAAGGATGCATCGGATAAATATTTTTTTATTACGAATAATGGTAGGTGGACCGGTTTTGTTGATGGGAATATTTTAAAAAATGTTTCCTTAAAAAAATGGGAACAGAACTTTATTGGAGATTTTAAGAAACCAATCGATAGTTTTGAAAGTGTATCTTATAACGATAAATTATGGAAAACTATAGAAAGAATTGAAGAAACAAATGAAGGTATTTTATTGGTTCTCAATGCTGCAGATATCCCTTTGGGGATAATTGATAGGTCAAAAATTGGAAACTTTGTATTGAACAAATTAGGTTTTAATTTGCCTTCAGATATTGTTAACAAATTAAACTTTAAAAATCATTATCCCTTAGGAATTGAATTGCCGAGAATAATTAATTCAATGAAGCAGAAAGGAGATCTTTAA
- a CDS encoding lipoyl protein ligase domain-containing protein — translation MKIIINKPTKLILGIENQALIFSTNNLPGFDQMALDLNSLDQTISNPEIILTLRFYYWTGDWLSIGYHQKEIPLHWKNLLSNGEINIVRRPSGGGAVLHSGGITYALTFKKTYYKFLSYEMVNNWLIKSFRELGLNLQYGNSRKSNIKTNCFGTSFISDLVDQDGVKRIGSAQFRKKGAFLQHGEIQTNPSRDLWFKLFKEEAPPKVNLKLTNDEIVKHLRNSFVKNKSNINFKNIAIDNKK, via the coding sequence TTGAAAATTATCATAAATAAACCTACCAAGTTAATTTTGGGAATTGAAAATCAGGCTTTAATTTTTTCAACAAATAATTTACCTGGATTTGATCAAATGGCTTTAGATTTAAATTCTTTAGATCAGACAATTTCGAATCCTGAAATAATTCTCACATTGAGGTTCTACTATTGGACTGGGGATTGGCTTTCAATTGGCTATCACCAAAAGGAAATTCCTCTTCATTGGAAAAATTTATTATCAAATGGGGAAATTAATATTGTTAGACGTCCCTCCGGAGGAGGTGCTGTTCTGCATTCAGGAGGCATAACATATGCATTAACATTTAAAAAGACTTACTATAAGTTCTTAAGTTATGAAATGGTTAATAATTGGTTAATTAAAAGTTTTAGAGAATTAGGTCTAAACTTACAATATGGTAATTCACGAAAATCAAACATTAAAACAAATTGTTTTGGGACTTCATTCATTTCCGATTTAGTTGATCAGGATGGGGTTAAGAGAATAGGTAGTGCTCAATTTCGTAAAAAAGGCGCATTCCTTCAACATGGAGAAATTCAAACAAATCCTTCAAGAGATTTGTGGTTCAAATTATTCAAAGAAGAAGCTCCACCAAAAGTAAATTTAAAACTAACAAATGATGAAATAGTTAAACATTTGAGAAATTCATTCGTGAAAAATAAATCAAATATAAATTTCAAAAATATTGCCATAGATAATAAAAAATAG